One stretch of Candidatus Nezhaarchaeales archaeon DNA includes these proteins:
- the cofE gene encoding coenzyme F420-0:L-glutamate ligase, translated as MSVKVEIYGIKVNGEVKEGEDLARLIVEEAERQANGLLDGDVVVVTSKIVAKAEGRLVNLKRVRPSAFAKNLARYTGKPATLIEVILRESRSITRVRRGTIIVETKHGFICANAGVDRSNVKPGFLTLLPKDPDRSAQMLKSRIKELTGRDVAVIISDTQGRPFREGQVDASIGLAGLEPINDLRGLEDLYGYRLRVKRIAIADELAAAAELVIGQASEGIPIAVIRGVKYRSSEKATVKRLLRPKRRSLFL; from the coding sequence GTGAGCGTTAAGGTCGAGATTTACGGTATAAAGGTTAATGGTGAAGTGAAGGAGGGGGAGGATCTCGCGCGCTTAATTGTTGAGGAGGCGGAGCGTCAAGCTAACGGGTTACTCGATGGCGACGTGGTAGTTGTAACCTCGAAGATAGTGGCTAAAGCTGAAGGTAGGCTGGTAAACCTGAAAAGGGTCCGTCCATCGGCCTTCGCTAAAAACCTAGCTAGGTATACTGGTAAACCGGCTACGCTTATCGAAGTCATTCTTAGGGAGTCGAGGTCTATAACAAGGGTTAGGAGGGGTACGATAATAGTTGAAACGAAGCATGGGTTTATCTGTGCGAACGCTGGTGTGGATAGGTCAAACGTGAAGCCGGGCTTCCTAACGCTACTACCTAAGGATCCTGATAGGTCGGCCCAGATGCTGAAAAGTAGGATTAAGGAGTTAACGGGTAGAGACGTAGCCGTGATAATATCGGATACTCAAGGAAGGCCCTTCCGAGAGGGGCAGGTGGACGCTTCCATAGGTCTAGCCGGGCTTGAACCTATTAACGATTTAAGGGGGCTTGAAGACCTTTACGGGTATAGGTTAAGGGTTAAACGTATAGCGATTGCTGACGAACTAGCCGCTGCAGCCGAATTAGTTATAGGGCAAGCTAGTGAAGGTATACCGATAGCCGTAATTAGAGGCGTAAAGTATCGTAGCTCTGAAAAGGCTACGGTTAAAAGGCTACTCCGCCCAAAGAGAAGAAGCCTCTTCTTGTAG
- the albA gene encoding DNA-binding protein Alba, translated as MSGGTTEEKKPVEEKKPPVKKPAPPLKPISENTVLVGRKPVMNYVLATVMQFNQGADKVIVKARGRAISKAVDAVEIVKMRFLTDQVEVKDVKVGTEKVGETGQERNVSTIEIVMGRK; from the coding sequence ATGAGCGGAGGAACTACTGAGGAGAAAAAGCCTGTAGAGGAGAAAAAACCGCCAGTTAAAAAACCTGCGCCACCACTAAAACCCATAAGTGAAAATACTGTTCTAGTGGGGCGTAAGCCCGTAATGAACTACGTTTTAGCCACCGTTATGCAGTTCAATCAAGGTGCCGACAAGGTTATCGTTAAAGCGCGAGGACGAGCTATATCGAAGGCCGTTGATGCGGTAGAAATCGTAAAGATGCGCTTCCTAACGGACCAAGTTGAAGTCAAGGATGTAAAGGTCGGCACCGAGAAGGTAGGCGAAACAGGGCAGGAGCGCAACGTATCTACCATCGAGATAGTGATGGGTAGGAAGTAA
- a CDS encoding DegT/DnrJ/EryC1/StrS family aminotransferase has product MASSFIPINKPIMGDEEVEAVKQVIASGILTDWRPQGGPMNRRFEECFASFIGVRYAVAVSSGSAALHAALLAAGVKPGDEVIVPAFTFPATANMVLMAGAKPVFADISTETYNIDLESVKKLISARTKAIIPVHLYGLPADMDPVMELAEEHGLMVIEDAAQAHGAKYKGRYTGTLGHMACFSFYPSKIISTGEGGMVTTNDEELALKLRSIRTHGQVKGFDSKILGHNYRMPEIEAAIGLVQMKRLPGFLEARRRNAKLLTEGLSDLDELKLPVEPPGLNHCWYLYTVRLTKRQYLRDLIVKRLNQAGIGAAIYYETPVPLLPLYSRLRRRSTYLNAIVASRSVFQLPVHPGVSEEQALNITKEVKKALT; this is encoded by the coding sequence ATGGCTTCATCCTTTATACCGATAAATAAGCCTATAATGGGCGACGAGGAGGTTGAAGCAGTTAAGCAGGTAATAGCTTCAGGTATATTAACCGATTGGAGGCCCCAAGGAGGGCCCATGAATAGAAGGTTTGAGGAGTGTTTCGCTTCCTTCATAGGGGTAAGGTACGCGGTAGCTGTAAGCTCTGGAAGCGCTGCGCTTCACGCTGCGCTTTTAGCAGCAGGCGTAAAACCGGGTGATGAGGTTATTGTTCCTGCTTTCACGTTTCCAGCTACAGCTAACATGGTCCTTATGGCTGGGGCTAAACCGGTTTTCGCCGATATAAGTACGGAAACCTACAATATCGACCTTGAATCCGTGAAAAAGCTTATATCGGCTAGGACGAAGGCGATAATTCCCGTTCACCTTTACGGGCTACCGGCTGACATGGATCCGGTGATGGAGTTAGCTGAAGAACACGGCCTAATGGTTATTGAAGACGCGGCCCAAGCCCATGGAGCCAAGTATAAGGGTAGGTATACCGGTACGCTAGGACATATGGCTTGCTTCTCCTTCTACCCCAGTAAGATAATATCGACCGGCGAAGGAGGTATGGTAACAACTAACGACGAGGAGCTAGCTCTTAAGCTGCGAAGCATTAGAACCCATGGACAAGTTAAGGGTTTTGATTCTAAAATCTTAGGCCATAACTATCGTATGCCGGAGATCGAAGCGGCCATAGGCCTAGTTCAAATGAAGAGGCTACCAGGCTTCCTCGAGGCTAGGAGGCGTAACGCGAAGCTATTAACCGAGGGGCTTTCGGACCTAGACGAGTTAAAGCTACCTGTTGAGCCGCCCGGGTTAAACCATTGCTGGTACCTTTACACGGTGAGGCTTACTAAGCGGCAATACCTTAGGGATTTAATCGTTAAAAGGCTTAATCAAGCTGGTATAGGGGCTGCTATCTACTATGAAACCCCGGTTCCCCTTCTACCGCTCTACAGTAGGCTTCGTAGGCGTAGTACTTACCTTAACGCGATAGTAGCTTCTAGATCGGTTTTTCAGCTTCCAGTCCATCCAGGCGTTTCGGAGGAACAAGCCTTAAACATTACTAAGGAGGTGAAGAAGGCTTTAACTTGA
- a CDS encoding coenzyme F420-0:L-glutamate ligase, protein MKGLRLKRVRTPFWLPRVNLKHEILKSLDGVVRPGHVVVLSEKALSVALGLIVDEGLVRPSLASKVFTFLWMRLVWGYLLGPLCGLKRSTLNALRKYPIREGAAHKQLVLRVAGIMQAFKPFSEGGIDGSNLPYRYVSLPLPNPQELAEEVKGWVKAGLGVDVSVAIVDSDRTYVFKGTPLRFSARKTYVKGLVSLGFLAYIAGRLLRRWVKPFATPLALAGLKLPIDTLLLIAEAADRLRGYGAGRNVFEMAERFKTSINGVTWSMIRSVKHYPIILVETLK, encoded by the coding sequence ATGAAAGGTCTCCGCCTTAAAAGGGTAAGGACGCCCTTCTGGCTTCCGAGGGTTAATTTAAAGCATGAAATCCTTAAGTCATTAGATGGCGTTGTTCGTCCGGGTCACGTGGTGGTATTATCGGAGAAGGCTCTCTCGGTGGCCCTAGGTTTAATAGTGGATGAGGGCTTGGTTCGTCCAAGTTTAGCGTCGAAGGTATTCACGTTCCTATGGATGCGTCTAGTATGGGGCTACCTTTTAGGGCCTTTATGCGGCCTTAAACGCTCAACGCTAAACGCGCTTAGGAAGTATCCGATTAGGGAGGGCGCGGCTCATAAACAGTTGGTGTTAAGGGTTGCGGGAATCATGCAGGCCTTTAAACCCTTTTCGGAGGGTGGTATTGACGGTAGCAACCTTCCATATAGGTATGTTAGCTTACCATTACCTAACCCGCAGGAGCTAGCGGAAGAGGTTAAGGGGTGGGTGAAGGCTGGGTTAGGTGTTGATGTATCTGTGGCGATAGTTGATAGTGATAGGACCTACGTGTTTAAAGGTACGCCTTTAAGGTTTTCAGCTAGGAAGACCTACGTTAAGGGGTTGGTGTCATTAGGCTTTCTAGCCTATATCGCTGGCCGCTTATTAAGGAGGTGGGTTAAACCCTTTGCAACGCCTCTTGCGCTAGCTGGTTTAAAGCTACCAATTGATACGTTATTACTAATAGCGGAGGCCGCGGATAGGTTAAGGGGTTATGGTGCTGGTCGAAACGTGTTTGAAATGGCGGAACGCTTTAAAACTTCGATAAACGGGGTAACGTGGAGTATGATTAGAAGCGTAAAACATTACCCAATTATACTAGTTGAAACTTTAAAATGA
- the fhcD gene encoding formylmethanofuran--tetrahydromethanopterin N-formyltransferase — protein MSSFTVDGVEVEDTFAEAFPMVGTRILITARDEYWATTAAQVATGFASSIIMSPAEAGVERLLSPEETPDGRPGALIHIYHNTVPELKFQVLARLGQCILTCPTTAAFDGIPQAKRKMHIGSAVGKFGDGFEAVEKVYGRTMYRIPVMQGWFLVEDTLGVVKGVAGGNIIVMGDSEDSALKGAMAAVEAIRKTCRNVIMPFPGGIVRSGSKVGSLKYPKLPASTNHLFCPTIKDKVSESKVPLEVKSVLEIVINGLNAESVKIAQGVGILAAAKVSGVKKITAVNFGGKLGPFKVFNKEAIEAARKFYK, from the coding sequence ATGTCCTCATTTACCGTGGACGGAGTTGAAGTTGAGGATACATTTGCTGAAGCGTTTCCAATGGTTGGCACGCGCATACTGATTACCGCGCGTGATGAATACTGGGCTACAACAGCGGCTCAAGTAGCCACCGGCTTCGCCAGCTCTATAATAATGTCTCCGGCTGAAGCAGGTGTTGAAAGGCTATTAAGCCCCGAGGAAACACCTGATGGTAGGCCGGGCGCCTTAATCCACATATACCATAACACAGTACCCGAGTTAAAGTTCCAAGTGTTGGCAAGGCTGGGGCAATGCATTTTAACGTGTCCAACCACGGCCGCGTTCGACGGTATACCTCAAGCCAAGAGGAAGATGCATATAGGTAGCGCCGTAGGTAAGTTCGGCGACGGCTTCGAGGCCGTTGAAAAGGTGTACGGAAGGACCATGTATAGGATACCGGTTATGCAGGGATGGTTCCTAGTTGAAGACACCTTAGGCGTAGTGAAGGGTGTAGCTGGAGGAAACATTATAGTTATGGGTGATAGCGAGGATTCAGCGTTAAAGGGGGCTATGGCCGCCGTCGAAGCCATCAGGAAGACCTGTAGAAACGTAATTATGCCCTTCCCAGGAGGCATAGTTAGAAGCGGCTCGAAGGTCGGCTCGTTAAAGTATCCTAAGCTTCCAGCCAGTACAAACCATCTCTTCTGCCCAACCATAAAGGATAAGGTATCGGAATCCAAGGTCCCCTTAGAAGTTAAAAGCGTACTTGAAATCGTCATTAACGGGTTGAACGCCGAAAGCGTTAAAATAGCGCAAGGAGTAGGGATACTAGCCGCCGCTAAGGTATCGGGCGTTAAAAAGATTACAGCCGTAAACTTCGGAGGGAAACTGGGGCCCTTTAAGGTATTCAATAAGGAAGCTATTGAAGCGGCGAGGAAGTTCTACAAGTAA